atattatttcaaaagtgTCACGTAAGCAAACTTTTAAATAcgttttttgacatatttttggattttattgTTCTGTAGATATCCTTCGAGACagaaaattactaattttgGGCCGAAagctggtccttcgagccggatagatgaaaattttcaatttcgagCTGAATTCTAAGcagatttttatcaaaaatttctgaatttgatACGAAAATTGTTCGTTCAAAtcggaaaattttcaattttgtcgatttttatatagtatatttcatttgaaatgaaaaacagaccaaaattgataattttgaggcgaaaattggtccttcgagccggaaaatttttgattttatgtcgattttcatgtaaaattactaattttgaGACGAaaattggtccttcgagccggaaaatttttgattttatgtcgattttcatataaaattactaattttgaGACGAaaattggtccttcgagccggaaaatttttgattttatgtcgattttcatataaaattactaattttgaGACGAaaattggtccttcgagccggaaaattatatttcgacgtttctcttgttttttttcagaaaaaaaaagtttaaaaggagGAAACTATTTGAGatcggaaaaataatgataagaatagataaaaattcggaaataaaaGGATTTGTAaggaaaattttcgaaaaaatctttcgatggtccttcgagccggaattTCGGAGAAAGTTGATATAAATAtgattagaaaaacaaaattttttgaaggatacgaatatgtttttcaaattcCCGAATTTAGAATAtccaaaatatctttttctcTTCTTACTTTGGACGTATTTATCCGACGGCAACTTCGTCGTCGTATCTTCGGAATCTTCGAAATTTTTTCTAGCAGCACCGACGCCGGTTTGCCGGCCGCCAGCGGCCGTTTTCCCGCAAGGATCTATTAAAGAAGTTTGTCCATGGACACTTACGTAAGAATCTTTCGGTTTTTTCTGTTGCAGCAGCTGCAATTCGATGCTCGTCGAATTCGGTATGTTCGGTTGATACGTCAGTTCCTCTTTGAGATTGATCAAATTTTTCTGAGCCTGTTTGACGCGCGCCAGGATTTCGTTGTTGCATTGCTCGACCACCGAATCCAAGTTGTTTTTGTTGTCGCTGAAACctgaaaaaacacaaaaaacaatcGTTTTCACTTTAAAACTAATCTCCTTCGACGATTTTCGGAGCGGAACATCGACAACATAAGCGGAACAAACGGCCCAGGCGAAAAAGGAACAAACCTGTACTATCGCTGGTATCTGATTCGCCCTGCGGGGAGATATGTTGCGGAATTTGACGTTTACTTTTAACGGGGGCGTCGTAACAACCCGAATCGCGGAGAAATTGTCGTCTACCGAAAGGGGAATTGTTACCGATGTCTCTAGTTAGAGCTCTATGTTCGTCGCATTCGCTACTCGAGCCGGCAACGTCGCCTTCGCTACCTGCTAAAAACCAACGAAAAGTACATAAACATACCTCAATTAGTACCAGATTTAGTTCGCGGtgattttattaccaaaaatcTGTCTTTATTTGtcagatttattttttagtgataCATTATTGGTCCTTCGAACCGGATAAACggaatattttattccaaactgatttttttcttcgttcATCATTGAAactgaatttaaattataaaatttgtcgCTCTACTTGACAGATTTAGCCTTTAGTGATACATTATTGGTCCTTCGAACCggcattttcaatttcaaaccGATTTTTTAAGACTTTTTTTCATGGAAACTGAGCATATATAGTGAAATTTTTCTAGTTTAACCACTCATTTTACCAGATTTACATCCTAGTgttacaatattgataatttgagccggataaatagaattattaattacaaactgatttttaagaaatgtttcattaaataattgttgatatattgtgaaattagtataatttttatcaaattattcattgaaattgatttaatattGCGATATCTGTCTAATTTAATCActctatttgccagatttacGTTCTAGTGACACAATATTGGTCCTTCCAGCCGGATAAACggaatttaaattatttattacaattatctCGGTTTCTATAGCAGATACGTAAAAATTGAACTGAaacaaatttatagaaaattttattttctataattttcatctgaaactttttttcgtagCTCCTttcgttttcgaaatatttcaaaaaaactggaatttcataaatttaaattatttattacaattatctGGGTTTCTATTGCAAATACgtaaaaattaaactgaaacaaatttaaagaaaacttttttttctataattttcatcCGAAACTTTTTTTCGTAGTTCCTttcgttttcgaaatatttcaaaaaaactggaatttcataaatttaaattatttattacaattatctGGGTTTCTATTGCAAATACgtaaaaattaaactgaaacaaatttaaagaaaacttttttttctataattttcatctgaaactttttttcgtagCTCCTttcgttttcgaaatatttcaaaaaaactggaatttcataaatttaaattatttattaaaattatctcGGTTTCTATTGCAAATACGTAAAAATTGTACTGAaacaaatttatagaaaattttattttctataattttcaattgaaactttttttcgtagCTCCTttcgttttcgaaatatttcaaaaaaacgaatttcataaatttaaatcatttattacaattatctCGGTTTCTATTGCAGATACGTAAAAATTGAACTGAaacaaatttatagaaaattttattttctataattttcattcaaaacttttttcgtaGCTCCTttcgttttcgaaatatttcaaaaaaactggaatttcataaatttaaattatttattacaattatctGGGTTTCTATTGCAAATACgtaaaaattaaactgaaacaaatttaaagaaaacttttttttctataattttcatcCGAAACTTTTTTTCGTAGTTCCTttcgttttcgaaatatttcaaaaaaactggaatttcataaatttaaattatttattacaattatctCGGTTTCTATTGCAAATACGTAAAAATTGTACTGAaacaaatttatagaaaattttattttctataattttcaattgaaactttttttcgtagCTCCTttcgttttcgaaatatttcaaaaaaacgaatttcataaatttaaatcatttattacaattatctCGGTTTCTATTGCAGATACGTAAAAATTGAACtgaaacaaatttatgaaaaatttgattttctataattttcatcCGATACTTTTTTTCGTAGCTCCTTTCGTtctcgaaaaatttcaaaaaaacgaatttcataaatttaaattatttattaaaattatctgGGTTTCTATTGCAAATAcgtaaaaattaaactaaaacaaatttaaagaaaacttttttttttataattttcatctgaaactttttttcgtagCTCCTttcgttttcgaaatattttaaaaaaactggaatttcataaatttaaattatttattacgatTATCTCGGTTTCTATTGCAAATACGTAAAAATTGTACTGAaacaaatttatagaaaattttattttctataatattcaattgaaactttttttcgtagCTCCTttcgttttcgaaatatttcaaaaaaactggaatttcctaaatttaaatcatttattacaattatctCGGTTTCTATAGCAGATACGCAAAAATTGAAATGAgacaaatttatagaaaattttattttctataattttcattcGAAACTTTTCTCGTAGCTCCTTTCGTtctcgaaaaatttcaaaaaaacgaatttcataaatttaaatcatttattacaattatctCGGTTTCTATTGCAGATACgtaaaaattaaactgaaacaaatttatgaaaaatttgattttctataattttcatcCGATACTTTTTTTCGTAGCTCCTTTCGTtctcgaaaaatttcaaaaaaacgaatttcataaatttaaatcatttattacaattatctCGGTTTCTATTGCAGATACgtaaaaattaaactgaaacaaatttatgaaaaatttgattttctataattttcatcCGATACTTTTTCTCGTAGCTCCTTTCGttctctaaaaatttcaaaaaaacgaatttcataaatttaaatcatttattacaattatctCGGTTTCTATTGCAGATACgtaaaaattaaactgaaacaaatttatgaaaaatttgattttctataattttcatcCGATACTTTTTTTCGTAGCTCCTTTCGTtctcgaaaaatttcaaaaaaactgattttcataatgatttttcaactttttcatatcgaaatcttttatatttatttttcactgcTAGATGTACCagaaaagtaaatgaaaaaaaaactattattattcaACCCCCTAAAACACCAGATTTAGTACCAATAGACGCAGcattgaataaacaaaattcttatataaaaatactaaaaaaaaaacttacaatcGAGTTCGTGCAAAAGCTGTACGGCGGTCAAAAGTTTCGCCCTGTGATCTGTATTGACGATCCCCAAATAATCCAGATCACTCGGTTCTAATTCTTTGAACAATTCCAAATCTTCGTAACCGTTCAATATAAACACAGATATATAATCGTGCAAACCGATTTTCTTCAAAAGATCCTCAACAGAAATCGGTTTTCCTTTGATGTTCCGATGCCATTTGATATCCCGCTTCGACTTGACGGCGCGTTCCGATAAAAGTTCCacgttaataaatttaaaagtgCCCTTTTTCCCTTTACATATACCCTTCCACTGTCCGCTCGGATTCATCGAAACTATATCTATTATATCACCAGCCTGAAACGATTTCATAACATCTGAAGATGAATGAATGGTGGATCGAAACGTCTACTTACCTTAAATTTTAATACTTCCGTATCGTACGGGCTCGGAGTTTGATCTACCAATGCCCTCGCCCTTCCTACTATTTGATCTGTCGGACTCGGTTCCGGTTCTTCCGTAGATATAGAGCTGTGATTGCTACCCGCTCTTACCAACGCTTGCGTAcctttaaaaagttttttttttttggtaattttctcGATAAAACAAGCCATAAATAATACCAGATTCAGTTTCTGGTgagaaaattacgaaaaacgTTGGAAACCATAAAAAACCGATTGAATAGCCACTCTTTTTACCAGATTTGGttcatatttgataaatataattacagTGAGACCAAAAAAACTACCGGAAAAATCATAAAGTTCGATGAATTGACGTATCAACCACGATGAATACCAAACTTTGTTTCTAGTGAGTTTTCCGGtggaataattcgaaaaaacatCGTAAAACGTAGGAAATTAATCAGATAGCCACTGTTTTTACCAGATTTAGTtcttgtttttcgaaaattatcatttttttactacatttaataaatatagttaCAGTGAGACCATAAAAACTACCGGGAAAATCATAGAGTTCGTTGAATTGATCTATATCAGCCACGATTATTACCAGACTTACATTCTAGAGGTTATTTTCGTCGAACAATTCAAGGAATCGAAACAATTGTtgaagaattaaataaattatagatattgtatgagaaaaacaagaaaaattagacATTAAGCCTTCTTATGTACCAGATTTGTCTACAAGTTATTATACAATTTGTTGATTCGATCTATCGAATACTATGGATGAAAATTACTTACTGGAACCTGATCCACTGGGTAAACTTTCTACGGAACTGGCAGAACATTGAAATTGTTGTTCGGGAACACGTTGTTGTTCGGATGCATCgttttttaatttcgaaatttttctttgGACGTCCTCCCGAAGTCCTCTAACTTTACCCACCAAACCGGAAACTCCAGCAGATCTACCATCGCTTGACTACGGATATGAAAAATCATACATTTGTTCGAAAATgggaattttcaataattttatgtcTCAATGGAATTTAATTTATACAGAATGTCTCATTTGTTTGTGTTTAACTTTTTGCTTGGTGGTTAAAATACAAATCCAAATTTCGACTTTTAAATGGATTCAATTATGAAAAACTGAAtcaattttgtagaattttgGATTGGGGGGATGAATTTGGGTAAATTTTCGAACATATTCCagtccaaaaaacaaaaaaaaaagttcgTTTGGGTATTGAAATTGATGTAATTATGGCAGAAacaataaaatccaaaatttatgatgtaattttgaaaaactgaatcaattttgtagaatttttagTGTTTTGGATTAGGGGGATGAATTTGGGTGAATTTTCGAACATGTCCCagtccaaaaaacaaaaaaaaagttcgTTTGGGTATTGAAATTGATGTAATTATGGCAGAAAcaataaaatccaaaatgtatgatttaattttggaaaactgaatcaattttgtagaatttttagTGTTTTGGATTGGGGGGATGAATTTGGGTGAATTTTCGAACATGTCCCagtccaaaaaacaaaaaaagagttCGTTTGGGTATTGAAATTGATGTAATTATGGCAGAAacaataaaatccaaaatttatgatttaattttggaaaactgaatcaattttgtagaatttttagTGTTTTGGATTGGGGGGATGAATTTGGGTGAATTTTCGAACATGTCCCAgtccaaaaaaacaaaaaaaaattcgtttggGTATTGAAATTGATGTAATTATGGCAGAAacaataaaatccaaaatttatgatttaattttggaaaactgaatcaattttgtagaatttttagTGTTTTGGATTGGGGAGATGAATTTGGGTGAATTTTCGAACATGTCCCagtccaaaaaacaaaaaaaaagttcgTTTGGGTATTGAAATTAAAGTAATTATGGCAGAAacaataaaatccaaaatttatgatttaattttgaaaaactgaatcaattttgtagaattttgGATTGGGGGGATGAATTTGGGTAAATTTTCGAACATGTCCCagtccaaaaaacaaaaaaaaattcgtttggGTATTGAAATTGAAGTAATTATGGCAGAAacaataaaatccaaaatttatgatttaattttggaaaactgaatcaattttgtagaatttttagTGTTTTGGATTGGGGGGATGAATTTGGGTGAATTTTCGAACATGTCCCAgtccaaaaaaacaaaaaaaaattcgtttggGTATTGAAATTGAAGTAATTATGGCAGAAacaataaaatccaaaatttatgatttaattttggaaaactgaatcaattttgtagaattttgagtttttttgtattGGGGGCTGAATTTGGAGGAATTCTGGAACATGTTCCAATTAAAAAAGTTCGTTTGGGTATTGATTTCGATATAATGTCGGCAGAAACAGTAAAAATCCAAAACTTAGCTTTCAAAAGGATTTAATTTTGGTAAACTcgataatttttccaatatatcaATTCCTTCAACTTGGTTATCAATTTTCGTACTCCAAATTATCAGATTTTGACACATACCACATGCACGGTCGCAATCTGCTGGCTACAATTACTAAAATCTTCTTGGTCTTCGTAATCCGAACTCTGATTTGGCGACATTCCATCTTCGCTCCTACAATACCCGCTAATTTTCCTAAAATGCCTAATTTTACCTTCCAATTGCGTATAAAATTGCGGCGAAACGATTTGCCCCAAATCTTGATGATCGGATTTACTGGTATCGACAGAGAGAGTTGATAATCTCGAACCAACACTTTGTACATCAGAACCGGCGTAATCACCACTTTCCACATCCCTGCACgatctatataaaataaaaatagaaatcaataCTAAATACTATACATTGTATTTGCGTACCTTAAAGGTATAATAGCCGGTGGGTAACCGGCTTGAGACGGTAGAATTAATCCTCTTCTAGGCGCGATTCCTCCAACGGCTTGAGAATCTCTAGGAAGTGATATATCACCAGCGCTCCTCAAAGATATAACACCTTCTCCTCGGGTATCTTGTCTGGTATTTAACGTGAAACACACCCTACCGTTTTGGATGGTAGCCGAAGATCCTTCGTTGCAACCCATTAAAAAATCCTCGGGATCCGATTCGTAAGGGGGTTCGTCGTACCAATGGGCTGGACGATTAAGGGGATCGGCGTAATGGGACATTGGAGCTAACATGCGGACGTCTTCGTCGTACATATAAGTATCGTCTGCAATAACGAAAACTTATGATTTCAATCGTTTCAAgaagtagaaaaagaaaaaggatgTTTACCTCCCGATAACGGTCCTCTGATACCTTCTTTACCTAGTTGTAGCAAACCCTGTTTGATATCCCTTAATATCTAGAAATCGAGCGAAAATATGAGATAACggataaatgatttatttagaTTAGATTTACCTCTTCATGTTCTTTTGTAAACTTTTCGCGTTTCTTCATCGCTTCTTGGAGTTTAAgctgaaataaatcaatt
The sequence above is drawn from the Diorhabda carinulata isolate Delta chromosome 6, icDioCari1.1, whole genome shotgun sequence genome and encodes:
- the LOC130895111 gene encoding uncharacterized protein LOC130895111 isoform X9; translation: MYTPKTMSGNIVAEWLKSLHLGQYAESFIDNGYDDLEICKQVGDPDLDAIGVFNQVHRNRLLQSVRTLREEGAASVYFTLEESAGVHDECFCDNVSARSSRTSSGRSEKDTQRVNASPGASSSTESNQEVAKYLDEYEEGKAELVKIPRLQLKVLLREKLSQDGIRLSSQPYSTQEGERGYLEGLASRYADLFSTHYVDVLGHLEDLRRIEWAEMSPKDRKVTTPSTPPTNYSPTTGRGTPVSAPLTTSLSQPIYVPGKYSPSSCLSDKEEDEIYGFGYGVFAAHIARQQQQRILGQQHNQHVAGHQQQHNYQTCLSPRSAYFYEFPPNDQNYTNTNKKRTTFSRFLRGLKTSHRKEKHGGSSPRHGRAAATARGVPQRVDTPDSVLQSGLGLTDLGQHAVLRSMVDPRDYDRLRNLQLNGGTPNTFEETIYKLKLQEAMKKREKFTKEHEEILRDIKQGLLQLGKEGIRGPLSGDDTYMYDEDVRMLAPMSHYADPLNRPAHWYDEPPYESDPEDFLMGCNEGSSATIQNGRVCFTLNTRQDTRGEGVISLRSAGDISLPRDSQAVGGIAPRRGLILPSQAGYPPAIIPLRSCRDVESGDYAGSDVQSVGSRLSTLSVDTSKSDHQDLGQIVSPQFYTQLEGKIRHFRKISGYCRSEDGMSPNQSSDYEDQEDFSNCSQQIATVHVSSDGRSAGVSGLVGKVRGLREDVQRKISKLKNDASEQQRVPEQQFQCSASSVESLPSGSGSSTQALVRAGSNHSSISTEEPEPSPTDQIVGRARALVDQTPSPYDTEVLKFKAGDIIDIVSMNPSGQWKGICKGKKGTFKFINVELLSERAVKSKRDIKWHRNIKGKPISVEDLLKKIGLHDYISVFILNGYEDLELFKELEPSDLDYLGIVNTDHRAKLLTAVQLLHELDCSEGDVAGSSSECDEHRALTRDIGNNSPFGRRQFLRDSGCYDAPVKSKRQIPQHISPQGESDTSDSTGFSDNKNNLDSVVEQCNNEILARVKQAQKNLINLKEELTYQPNIPNSTSIELQLLQQKKPKDSYAERATAT
- the LOC130895111 gene encoding uncharacterized protein LOC130895111 isoform X11; translation: MYTPKTMSGNIVAEWLKSLHLGQYAESFIDNGYDDLEICKQVGDPDLDAIGVFNQVHRNRLLQSVRTLREEGAASVYFTLEESAGVHDECFCDNVSARSSRTSSGRSEKDTQRVNASPGASSSTESNQEVAKYLDEYEEGKAELVKIPRLQLKVLLREKLSQDGIRLSSQPYSTQEGERGYLEGLASRYADLFSTHYVDVLGHLEDLRRIEWAEMSPKDRKVTTPSTPPTNYSPTTGRGTPVSAPLTTSLSQPIYVPGKYSPSSCLSDKEEDEIYGFGYGVFAAHIARQQQQRILGQQHNQHVAGHQQQHNYQTCLSPRSAYFYEFPPNDQNYTNTNKKRTTFSRFLRGLKTSHRKEKHGGSSPRHGRAAATARGVPQRVDTPDSVLQSGLGLTDLGQHAVLRSMVDPRDYDRLRNLQLNGGTPNTFEETIYKLKLQEAMKKREKFTKEHEEILRDIKQGLLQLGKEGIRGPLSGDDTYMYDEDVRMLAPMSHYADPLNRPAHWYDEPPYESDPEDFLMGCNEGSSATIQNGRVCFTLNTRQDTRGEGVISLRSAGDISLPRDSQAVGGIAPRRGLILPSQAGYPPAIIPLRSCRDVESGDYAGSDVQSVGSRLSTLSVDTSKSDHQDLGQIVSPQFYTQLEGKIRHFRKISGYCRSEDGMSPNQSSDYEDQEDFSNCSQQIATVHVSSDGRSAGVSGLVGKVRGLREDVQRKISKLKNDASEQQRVPEQQFQCSASSVESLPSGSGSSTQALVRAGSNHSSISTEEPEPSPTDQIVGRARALVDQTPSPYDTEVLKFKAGDIIDIVSMNPSGQWKGICKGKKGTFKFINVELLSERAVKSKRDIKWHRNIKGKPISVEDLLKKIGLHDYISVFILNGYEDLELFKELEPSDLDYLGIVNTDHRAKLLTAVQLLHELDCFSDNKNNLDSVVEQCNNEILARVKQAQKNLINLKEELTYQPNIPNSTSIELQLLQQKKPKDSYAERATAT
- the LOC130895111 gene encoding uncharacterized protein LOC130895111 isoform X10 encodes the protein MYTPKTMSGNIVAEWLKSLHLGQYAESFIDNGYDDLEICKQVGDPDLDAIGVFNQVHRNRLLQSVRTLREEGAASVYFTLEESAGVHDECFCDNVSARSSRTSSGRSEKDTQRVNASPGASSSTESNQEVAKYLDEYEEGKAELVKIPRLQLKVLLREKLSQDGIRLSSQPYSTQEGERGYLEGLASRYADLFSTHYVDVLGHLEDLRRIEWAEMSPKDRKVTTPSTPPTNYSPTTGRGTPVSAPLTTSLSQPIYVPGKYSPSSCLSDKEEDEIYGFGYGVFAAHIARQQQQRILGQQHNQHVAGHQQQHNYQTCLSPRSAYFYEFPPNDQNYTNTNKKRTTFSRFLRGLKTSHRKEKHGGSSPRHGRAAATARGVPQRVDTPDSVLQSGLGLTDLGQHAVLRSMVDPRDYDRLRNLQLNGGTPNTFEETIYKLKLQEAMKKREKFTKEHEEILRDIKQGLLQLGKEGIRGPLSGVFVIADDTYMYDEDVRMLAPMSHYADPLNRPAHWYDEPPYESDPEDFLMGCNEGSSATIQNGRVCFTLNTRQDTRGEGVISLRSAGDISLPRDSQAVGGIAPRRGLILPSQAGYPPAIIPLRSCRDVESGDYAGSDVQSVGSRLSTLSVDTSKSDHQDLGQIVSPQFYTQLEGKIRHFRKISGYCRSEDGMSPNQSSDYEDQEDFSNCSQQIATVHVSSDGRSAGVSGLVGKVRGLREDVQRKISKLKNDASEQQRVPEQQFQCSASSVESLPSGSGSSTQALVRAGSNHSSISTEEPEPSPTDQIVGRARALVDQTPSPYDTEVLKFKAGDIIDIVSMNPSGQWKGICKGKKGTFKFINVELLSERAVKSKRDIKWHRNIKGKPISVEDLLKKIGLHDYISVFILNGYEDLELFKELEPSDLDYLGIVNTDHRAKLLTAVQLLHELDCFSDNKNNLDSVVEQCNNEILARVKQAQKNLINLKEELTYQPNIPNSTSIELQLLQQKKPKDSYAERATAT
- the LOC130895111 gene encoding uncharacterized protein LOC130895111 isoform X2 — protein: MYTPKTMSGNIVAEWLKSLHLGQYAESFIDNGYDDLEICKQVGDPDLDAIGVFNQVHRNRLLQSVRTLREEGAASVYFTLEESAGVHDECFCDNVSARSSRTSSGRSEKDTQRVNASPGASSSTESNQEVAKYLDEYEEGKAELVKIPRLQLKVLLREKLSQDGIRLSSQPYSTQEGERGYLEGLASRYADLFSTHYVDVLGHLEDLRRIEWAEMSPKDRKVTTPSTPPTNYSPTTGRGTPVSAPLTTSLSQPIYVPGKYSPSSCLSDKEEDEIYGFGYGVFAAHIARQQQQRILGQQHNQHVAGHQQQHNYQTCLSPRSAYFYEFPPNDQNYTNTNKKRTTFSRFLRGLKTSHRKEKHGGSSPRHGRAAATARGVPQRVDTPDSVLQSGLGLTDLGQHAVLRSMVDPRDYDRLRNLQLNGGTPNTFEETIYKLKLQEAMKKREKFTKEHEEILRDIKQGLLQLGKEGIRGPLSGVFVIADDTYMYDEDVRMLAPMSHYADPLNRPAHWYDEPPYESDPEDFLMGCNEGSSATIQNGRVCFTLNTRQDTRGEGVISLRSAGDISLPRDSQAVGGIAPRRGLILPSQAGYPPAIIPLRSCRDVESGDYAGSDVQSVGSRLSTLSVDTSKSDHQDLGQIVSPQFYTQLEGKIRHFRKISGYCRSEDGMSPNQSSDYEDQEDFSNCSQQIATVHVSSDGRSAGVSGLVGKVRGLREDVQRKISKLKNDASEQQRVPEQQFQCSASSVESLPSGSGSSTQALVRAGSNHSSISTEEPEPSPTDQIVGRARALVDQTPSPYDTEVLKFKAGDIIDIVSMNPSGQWKGICKGKKGTFKFINVELLSERAVKSKRDIKWHRNIKGKPISVEDLLKKIGLHDYISVFILNGYEDLELFKELEPSDLDYLGIVNTDHRAKLLTAVQLLHELDCSEGDVAGSSSECDEHRALTRDIGNNSPFGRRQFLRDSGCYDAPVKSKRQIPQHISPQGESDTSDSTGFSDNKNNLDSVVEQCNNEILARVKQAQKNLINLKEELTYQPNIPNSTSIELQLLQQKKPKDSYVSVHGQTSLIDPCGKTAAGGRQTGVGAARKNFEDSEDTTTKLPSDKYVQSGTGNSDVGLESNTSNILGRSCLSEKSSDSGVSSSSLSSSNTKETPRAVLTINDNATAHFKKT
- the LOC130895111 gene encoding uncharacterized protein LOC130895111 isoform X7, producing the protein MYTPKTMSGNIVAEWLKSLHLGQYAESFIDNGYDDLEICKQVGDPDLDAIGVFNQVHRNRLLQSVRTLREEGAASVYFTLEESAGVHDECFCDNVSARSSRTSSGRSEKDTQRVNASPGASSSTESNQEVAKYLDEYEEGKAELVKIPRLQLKVLLREKLSQDGIRLSSQPYSTQEGERGYLEGLASRYADLFSTHYVDVLGHLEDLRRIEWAEMSPKDRKVTTPSTPPTNYSPTTGRGTPVSAPLTTSLSQPIYVPGKYSPSSCLSDKEEDEIYGFGYGVFAAHIARQQQQRILGQQHNQHVAGHQQQHNYQTCLSPRSAYFYEFPPNDQNYTNTNKKRTTFSRFLRGLKTSHRKEKHGGSSPRHGRAAATARGVPQRVDTPDSVLQSGLGLTDLGQHAVLRSMVDPRDYDRLRNLQLNGGTPNTFEETIYKLKLQEAMKKREKFTKEHEEILRDIKQGLLQLGKEGIRGPLSGVFVIADDTYMYDEDVRMLAPMSHYADPLNRPAHWYDEPPYESDPEDFLMGCNEGSSATIQNGRVCFTLNTRQDTRGEGVISLRSAGDISLPRDSQAVGGIAPRRGLILPSQAGYPPAIIPLRSCRDVESGDYAGSDVQSVGSRLSTLSVDTSKSDHQDLGQIVSPQFYTQLEGKIRHFRKISGYCRSEDGMSPNQSSDYEDQEDFSNCSQQIATVHVSSDGRSAGVSGLVGKVRGLREDVQRKISKLKNDASEQQRVPEQQFQCSASSVESLPSGSGSSTQALVRAGSNHSSISTEEPEPSPTDQIVGRARALVDQTPSPYDTEVLKFKAGDIIDIVSMNPSGQWKGICKGKKGTFKFINVELLSERAVKSKRDIKWHRNIKGKPISVEDLLKKIGLHDYISVFILNGYEDLELFKELEPSDLDYLGIVNTDHRAKLLTAVQLLHELDSGSEGDVAGSSSECDEHRALTRDIGNNSPFGRRQFLRDSGCYDAPVKSKRQIPQHISPQGESDTSDSTGFSDNKNNLDSVVEQCNNEILARVKQAQKNLINLKEELTYQPNIPNSTSIELQLLQQKKPKDSYAERATAT
- the LOC130895111 gene encoding uncharacterized protein LOC130895111 isoform X8 → MYTPKTMSGNIVAEWLKSLHLGQYAESFIDNGYDDLEICKQVGDPDLDAIGVFNQVHRNRLLQSVRTLREEGAASVYFTLEESAGVHDECFCDNVSARSSRTSSGRSEKDTQRVNASPGASSSTESNQEVAKYLDEYEEGKAELVKIPRLQLKVLLREKLSQDGIRLSSQPYSTQEGERGYLEGLASRYADLFSTHYVDVLGHLEDLRRIEWAEMSPKDRKVTTPSTPPTNYSPTTGRGTPVSAPLTTSLSQPIYVPGKYSPSSCLSDKEEDEIYGFGYGVFAAHIARQQQQRILGQQHNQHVAGHQQQHNYQTCLSPRSAYFYEFPPNDQNYTNTNKKRTTFSRFLRGLKTSHRKEKHGGSSPRHGRAAATARGVPQRVDTPDSVLQSGLGLTDLGQHAVLRSMVDPRDYDRLRNLQLNGGTPNTFEETIYKLKLQEAMKKREKFTKEHEEILRDIKQGLLQLGKEGIRGPLSGDDTYMYDEDVRMLAPMSHYADPLNRPAHWYDEPPYESDPEDFLMGCNEGSSATIQNGRVCFTLNTRQDTRGEGVISLRSAGDISLPRDSQAVGGIAPRRGLILPSQAGYPPAIIPLRSCRDVESGDYAGSDVQSVGSRLSTLSVDTSKSDHQDLGQIVSPQFYTQLEGKIRHFRKISGYCRSEDGMSPNQSSDYEDQEDFSNCSQQIATVHVSSDGRSAGVSGLVGKVRGLREDVQRKISKLKNDASEQQRVPEQQFQCSASSVESLPSGSGSSTQALVRAGSNHSSISTEEPEPSPTDQIVGRARALVDQTPSPYDTEVLKFKAGDIIDIVSMNPSGQWKGICKGKKGTFKFINVELLSERAVKSKRDIKWHRNIKGKPISVEDLLKKIGLHDYISVFILNGYEDLELFKELEPSDLDYLGIVNTDHRAKLLTAVQLLHELDSGSEGDVAGSSSECDEHRALTRDIGNNSPFGRRQFLRDSGCYDAPVKSKRQIPQHISPQGESDTSDSTGFSDNKNNLDSVVEQCNNEILARVKQAQKNLINLKEELTYQPNIPNSTSIELQLLQQKKPKDSYAERATAT